One genomic region from Marmota flaviventris isolate mMarFla1 chromosome 6, mMarFla1.hap1, whole genome shotgun sequence encodes:
- the Marcks gene encoding myristoylated alanine-rich C-kinase substrate, with product MGAQFSKTAAKGEAAAERPGEAAVASSPSKANGQENGHVKVNGDASPAAAEPGAKEELQANGSAPAADKEEPAAAGSGAASPASAEKDEPAAAAAPEPGAGPVEKEAAAEGEVAEPGSPTAAEGEAASAASSTSSPKAEDGATPSPSNETPKKKKKRFSFKKSFKLSGFSFKKNKKEAGEGGEAESAASATAEGGKDEAAGGAAAAAEAGAAPGEQAVAPSEEAAAGEEGAAGGDPQEAKPEEAAVAPEKPAACEEPKTAEEPKAAEKVEEAGASAAACEAPSAAGSGAPPEQEVASAEEPAAACASSACAAPSQEAQPECSPEAPPTEAAE from the exons ATGGGTGCCCAGTTCTCCAAGACCGCAGCGAAGGGAGAAGCCGCCGCGGAGAGGCCCGGGGAGGCGGCTGTGGCCTCCTCGCCTTCCAAAGCGAATGGGCAG GAGAATGGCCACGTGAAAGTAAACGGGGACGCTTCGCCCGCGGCCGCCGAGCCGGGCGCCAAGGAGGAGCTGCAGGCCAATGGCAGCGCTCCCGCCGCCGACAAGGAGGAGCCCGCGGCCGCCGGGAGCGGGGCTGCGTCCCCTGCCTCGGCCGAGAAAGATgagcccgccgccgccgccgcccccgagCCCGGGGCCGGCCCTGTGGAGAAGGAGGCCGCCGCCGAAGGCGAGGTCGCAGAGCCAGGCTCGCCCACGGCCGCCGAGGGGGAGGCTGCATCGGCCGCCTCCTCGACGTCTTCGCCCAAGGCCGAGGACGGGGCCACACCCTCGCCCAGCAACGAGaccccgaaaaaaaaaaagaagcgcTTTTCCTTCAAGAAGTCTTTCAAGCTGAGTGGCTTCTCCTTCAAGAAGAACAAGAAGGAGGCGGGAGAGGGCGGTGAGGCCGAGAGCGCTGCCAGTGCCACCGCGGAGGGCGGCAAGGACGAGGCCGCCGGGGGCGCCGCTGCCGCCGCTGAGGCGGGGGCGGCCCCCGGGGAGCAGGCGGTGGCGCCAAGCGAGGAGGCAGCCGCGGGCGAGGAGGGGGCGGCAGGTGGCGACCCGCAAGAGGCCAAGCCCGAGGAGGCCGCCGTCGCGCCAGAGAAGCCAGCCGCCTGCGAGGAGCCCAAGACCGCAGAGGAGCCCAAGGCCGCAGAGAAGGTGGAGGAGGCCGGGGCCAGCGCCGCCGCCTGTGAGGCGCCCTCCGCCGCGGGGTCTGGCGCGCCCCCTGAGCAGGAGGTGGCCTCCGCAGAGGAGCCCGCGGCCGCCTGCGCCTCTTCTGCCTGCGCAGCCCCATCACAGGAGGCGCAGCCCGAGTGCAGTCCAGAAGCGCCCCCAACAGAGGCGGCAGAGTAA